The Nomascus leucogenys isolate Asia chromosome 4, Asia_NLE_v1, whole genome shotgun sequence genome includes the window CATGTTCtcttaaaaaggtaaatttaaaaattttgccatCTTAAAAACCCTTTCAGAGAAGAGATGgagatataaaaaaatcaaacaaactgattaccaaaaaaatacattatgaaaATGAACAATGGCCACATGTGTGCATACAATCTTTGCTTTAAAATCAATGCATTATTGGAAAGttctataatattaattataagtctttagaataaaaaatgtcagaaaagcCTGGGGAAAAGCCAACAAACAAATAGGAAGTTTACAAAATGTAGGTACAATTTTAGATGAAATTATCTGGAAGGGGATTTTCCAAATTAATGCCAATGTAAACTGAATACTCAAGATAGTCAGAagttaaatagaattttaaatggactcaacaaaacaaatatacataGTAATGAGCCAAAGAGAATATGTGATCATTTGTTTAGATGCACaataggcattttaaaaaaatcaattcccaTTAATGTTAAAAAACACATGTATCATGAGTTCATGGATACTTTCAGAACTTAAGAGAACATTTTATATACTCAGCCTGACAGCcagcatatttttttaatttaatggggAAATATGAGAGGCAGTACCATTAATTCAGAATatagacaagaatgcccactatCTTTACTACTATTTACCATATTATTAGAGGTATTAGCCATGCAatcagagaagaggaagaaagtagAGCCttagaaaggaagagataaaaatcaatttgaaaattatgtatGCTATATTTGATATAGTGTGATATAATTAAATAtctggaaaacacaaaataattgatGAAAACACTATGcaagcaataaaataattttataagataATAGCTTATAAAACTATAATTACAACAATTAATAACCTttatatatacaaacaaaaaattggaaaatgaaatgtAAGTCATGATagcaaaaaaaatacttaggcaTAAGCTTAATAAGAAAAATCTTTGTATTTAttgtcaactgatttttgataaagatACAAAGACAATTCAAGGCAGAAAGAATCATCTTTTTGAGAAATGGTTCTGTGAGTGTGAAGAGACACCCTctggattgggagaaaatatttgcaagtcatatatctAATTAAAGGTtagaagaaactatcatcagaggcTACAgagagacagcctacagaatgggagaaaatttttgcaatctatcgaTCTGACAAAGCTCAATATCCACAGCCTAcacagaacttaaacaaatttacaagaaaaaaaaaacaatcccattaaaaagtgggcgaaggacatgaacagacacttctcaaaagaagacatacaggtggccaacaaacatgaaagaaagctcaacatcactgatcattagagaaatgcaaatcaaaaccacaatgagataccacctcataccagtcagaatggctattatttaaaagtcaaaaaacaacagatgctggcaaagttgtggagaaaaaggagcacttttacactgttggagggagcataaattagttcaaccattgtggaagacagtgtggcaattcctcgaagacctagaggcagaaataccatttgacccagcaatcccattactgggtatatacccaaaggaatataaatcattccattataaagatacatgaacatgtatgttcattgctgcactatttacaatagcaaagacatgaaatccacctaaatatccatcaatgataaacaggataaagaaaatgtggtacatatacaccatagaataccatgcagccatttaaaggaacaagatcatgtcctttgcagggacgtggatgtatctggaagctgttatcctcagcaaactaatgcaggaacagaaaaccaaataccacatgttctcacttctaacaGGGAGAAAGAATAGGTAATGGATGCTGGGCTCAGTATCTAGGTTATAGGATGGTCTGTGtggtaaaccaccatggcacatgctttacctatgtaacaaacctgcacatcctgcacatgtatccctgaacttaaaataaaagttgaagggaaaaaaaaggttaatatccaaaatataaaaataacaaacaataacaagaaaacaaaaaacccaattttaaaaatgggcaaggaatgtgtatagacatttctcaaaagaagacatacaaaatggCCAATAGATACagtaaaaaatgttcaacatgactaatcattagggaagtaTTCTCAGATTTGATACCAAAAGCCTGAACCTTAGAAGATAttaatgggctgggtgcagtggctcacgcctgttatcccagcactttgggaggccgaggtgggtggatcacgaggtcaggagattgagaccatcctggccaacatggtgaaactccatctatacttaaaaaaaaaaaatacaaaaacacaaaaattatctgggctcggtggcacatgcctgtaatcccagctactcaggaggctgaggcaggagaatcacttgaaccaaggactcagaggttgcagtgagccaaggtcacgccactgcactccagcctggtgacagagattgacccgtctcaaaaaaaaaaaaaagatattaatgaTAAGCTGAACTCCAGTCACCCTATGAAAGATCCCACAAAACTATTGAGTTACTAATTCACATTCACTAGGATAGCAAAAATCTAAAAAGAGTAGAATAAGTATTAGCTAAGATGTAGAGAATTGGAACCCTCATGCATTGCTGTAGTATTGTAATATGGTACAGTTGACTTGGAAAACAATTTAGTATTTCCTCAAAATGATAAACACAAAGGTACTAGTAatacatgacccagcaattccattcctcggtatatacccaaaagaaatgaagatatatatccacacaaaaacttgttccacacaaaatgttcataataacattattcataagagccaaaaagtcaaatacaaatgtttgttaactaattaatgaataaacaaagtctaatgtatccatacaatggaatgttacttAGCCAAAAATGGAATGAAGTATTGATTCATACTACAAATTGAATGTAACTTAAAATTGTTAGGCAAAGTGAAAGAATCATGTTTCAAAAGGCCACATGTTATATGatgccatttatatgaaatgtccagaatgggcaaGTTCATAGAGACAGACAATACAATATTAATTTCTACGAGTTGGGGAAGAGAGGAATGGGGAGTGATTGTTAATGAGTATaggattttttggggggtgttatAAATGTTCTAAACTTAGACAGTGGAGGTGTctacacaactctgtgaatacactaaaaccAATGAATTGTACTTTAAATATGCAGATTTTATGGTATtaaattatatcttttaaaaattattatatgtgTTCTAAAAGactaataacaaaattaaaagaaaccacAGACTATGAGGAAACGTCCACgcatcatatatttgataaattaaGGACTTGTAAGCCAGACTTTATTAAGAACTCTTTTAACTcaataaaatgagaagacaagaCAGACAAcccaaattaaaaatgagcaaatgatttGTATACATTTCACCAAACAAAGTCAAacgaatggccaataagcacgtaaaaaaatgctcaacctaATTAGatattatggaaatgcaaattaaaaccaccatgagatgcCACTTTGTACGTACAAAAATGGCTGTAATCATAAAGACACAATCCTGGATGTTGGTGAGGATTTGAAGACACTAGTTTTAAACATTCCTGGTGGGAATATGAAATGTCatgttggaaaacagtttgacagtttcttacaaagctaactATTGATTTGTCATATGGCCCAGCAATTTCTCGCCTAGGAATCTCCCcagcagaaatgaaaacatatgtgaaCACAAAGATCTTTATTTACATGTTCAGAGCAACATTATTCCTAACAGCCAAGAAGTGGGAACAATCCAAATGTCCCTCAACTGGTGAACCTATAAATAAAATAGGTCTTTTCCATGCAATGGAATAGTGTTCggcaataaaaaattaagtatcaATACGTACTATAACAGATGAACCTCAAGAACATCATGCTAAGTGCAAGACGCCAGACACAAAATACTACATgtagtatgattccatttatataagatgtagaaagaaaaacttataaagacagaaaacaacTCAGTGGTGCCTAGGATTGGGAATATTAATAGGCATGAGGAAACTTCTTAGGGTCatggaaatattctaaaactggattgtggtgatgCATAACTCTAGAAATTTACTAAAAGTTAATGAATTATAAACTTACGGTGTGTACATTTTATGGCATGCAAATTGTAGTTTGACAAAGCTGTTAAAAAACAAGCCAGTTATGTGATCTTGTTAAAAACTGGAGGAAAAAAGTGAAACAAGCCAATAATTAAGAGCGTTAGGAATAGATTCAGAGCTTTTCAAAAAGCATCTTCAGAAAATATCATTTGGTAATGCTCCTACCtcactcaaaaaaaaacccagaaaaatgtaaatggagaaaaaaaagggaaactttTCTAAAAGTTATTCCAAATATTTACCTTATAAAGTCTAAAAAGGTGATAGAGGAGGAATACTGATCAACTACATCATTTATCTTCTCAAATACCACATTTATTACACAATATCAAAATGCTTATGCATCTAACAATGGATAATGATAGAATGGAAGATGAAAATACGGGCATCTTCTCCATCTggtatattgttttattttgtcctgGCATTGGAGGTTTAATTAATGTTTTGCTACTGTATTCCTAAATTCTCTTTCCTATGTGCGATTTGCCACAATATCTGTTGGGGAATAGTAACATGAGCTGAGTaaactattgttttattttacttgtgtATTATAACATGTCAAAATACTAGAATTAGAGAGACCCCCCAAAATTACTAGTTCATACTCTTCACTGGAGAGACTTTCTCTCCTTTCGTGTGCACAAAACTACAAGATACCGATTTACTTTCAAAGGAAACCAAGGGGAGATTATCAGTGAGGTTTGGTTTGACTCACCTTACGCATGGCACAAAGAAAAGGACATTTCACTTTCAAGGATggttataaacacacacattattGGAGTCATTAAATCATTGATTTGATGGCCAAGACTGGAAATGCAAGTGAGACAACATTTAAAAGAATGGACGATTTTCATAATCATATGAGTAACACTGGCAGTTGTTTTTCACTAAAAGCAGCAATGCCATGGCAACGATCAACTTAAGGAGAAGAAAATCTGCCGAAGAAGAGGATGCTGTTGGATTCATTGTGCCTGATGAAGAACAGGAAGGGATGATTGCAGTGAACATTTTCATGACCTGGGGCGGATGTGACAGTAAAGCCTATGCCGGTGGCAGCTGCAGCCTCGGTGCCTTCCTCAGTCACCGCCACAAAGGAACTGTGCAGGAACTTCTGGGCGTGCAACCCGGAGCCTGACGACATTCCCGAGTAGTCGGCTTTGTGCTCACTGAAGGCATCGCCCATCCCCATGGCAGCCAGGACCGCCTCTAGGTCATAACTGTCCTCCACCTCAAACCGGGGCAAGTGCAGATTCACCCTTCTTTCTTCCATATGCCCTGGACTAGTCCACTCTACCAATTTCTCAGGACttattttatctattatctattttcaaaaaaagaagagtagaATGGTATGATTATcaataaaaatctaaaacagtGTAACACTGATTTGCACCAGTCAGAAGttattaattttagtaatattaaAGTGGAAATTTTATTTCACTAGATTGTTGTCTTTATACTGCAGGCGGTTGTcttatatttctccatttaaatTATCTGTGTATATGTGGAAATCCAATAgcactgaatacatttttaaagattaaaaataagttatttcttattttatcaacctagtatatatttcattttaactaCCTCTCCTAGTCtttgaatgcatatatatttacatagttgCAATCACAGTGAATGTCCATTTTATTtgataaaaagtaaactttttcaCACTACTGCATATCTCTCCTATCTTCAAACAGCTAGATAATATTCTTATGAAGTTGATAAATTTTTCCCAATATTTAGCTATTCATTCACTTTACAAACATTTGGTCTGTAGCAGGCATTGTGATAGATTTGATagttactaaagatacaaaaataataattatgatgaaTTTCAAACTGGGCATTCCAGTGTATTTAATACCGAAATAACTGATTTGACTCAGaaaggcaatttttttcttctgcattattTCTTTGGAATAATTCCCACAACTGAGCTTTTTGAATCAGAAATACTCCTAAAGCTCTCAGACATATTGCCATTTTGCTGtcccaaaatattttccaacttaAAATGCTACTAGCAACATTTCACAGAAGTAGCACAGCACCTGGTAGTATAAGAAGACAGCAGTTatcatttgttgagtgctttctATGTCCTGGACCCCTTCTAAGCTACGTTTCTCTAATCATTCCAACACTGCTGCACATTAAGCACCATGGAGCCATCTTCAGAGATGGGAGAGTATTGAAGTTCAAGGAAGTTAAGAAGCTTCAAGGGTCAAAAAGCCACTAGAGAAACAGGATTTGAAACAAAACTCTTCTGATTTTCAAAATACAGGACACTagtcacaatttatttatttatttatttatttttgagacggagtctcgctctgtcgcccacgctggagtgcagtggcgcgatctcggctcactgcaagctccgcctcccaggttcaagctattctcccacctcagcctcctgagtagctgggactacaagcggccgccacctcgcccagctaattttttgtatttttagtagagacagggtttcaccatgttagccaggatggtctcgatctcctgacctcgtgatccgcccacctcagcttcccaaagtgctgggattacaggcgtgagccaccgcacccggaactcacataatttttttaaccacaaaatGGGTGAGACTAAATCAATGGTGTAAGGGTGTAAGAAAGAAATTCACAAGCTCCAAGATCCTACTGAACAGTGTGCAGAATTGGTCGTATATATGCATAcgtgattcttttttttccaggaaaggggtccGTAAATATCAACCATTTCTCAGAATGGTGGGTGATCTTTAGGACTCCCATATAATCTTAAATGTTCATTTTAGTTCATCCCAAACATTCTAGGATTAGTTGTTCTCAATAAACCTGACCCATACTATTTAATGCTCCCCAGTACACATCCATCTGTAGCTGCTGGAGAGTGAGAAACACTTTCTATCTGAGGCCGCTGGCCAACAGCTCCTACTCAGAAGCCCTGAGACAAAAAGCCTTAGGAAACGAAAGCAAGAATAAGCAGATGTAAGTGTTTACCTTCTCCAGGCCATCGATGTCGTTGGGCAGAAGCACAAACATGCTCAGGTCATTGTTTTTATATGGAATCCCTAGAATTTTGGCCTGCAAGTCCTCCAGGAAAGTGAAGCTAAAGGAATGGCTCTGTGTCATCATCTGTACAGATTTACTTGTGCTCTGCAACAAATTAACAGAGCACACAATATCAAAGGACATAAGACCAAAGGCATTAAGGCAACCAAGTTAGTTCGTCAAAATAATTAgctcaatctaaaataaaaccCAATATCAGAGTCTCAGAATGAGCATTTACTATCTACCAGTATGCATTTGCTCAAATATAACtttagtttttttgggggggtgggggatggagtctcactctgttgccaggctggagtgcagtggcgtgatcttggctcactgcaacctccgcctcctgggttcaagcaattgtcctgcctcagcctcccaagtagctgggactacctgcatgcaccaccatacccagctaatttttatatttttagtagatacggggtttcaccatgttggcaaggatagtCTTGATcccttgatctcgtgatccacccacctcggcctcccaaagtgctgggattacaggtgtcagccaccacgcccagccatgaatTTAGACTTTACATTCCATGCGTAAGCACATCACGAAAATAAATTAAGGGCCATACCTTATTCATCCAAAATTTCTCTTccttagtattttctttcttaaactcCCTGTCCCATTGCCCTTTAAAATAAACCGTGTTCACCAGCACCAGCTTGGTAGAGCTACTAATAGAGCCATCTGGGAACAAGTCCTTGATTTTTTCTGCAAacgaagaaacagaaaaaggttGGCCCATCTTCCAAATGGCAAGTAATATGTATGACAGATATGATGCAGATGGACTTGACTGATCATTAAAAACCCAGCCAGGTCAGCACCTGAGGGCCTTGCTGACAAAGGGTTCGCTGGCAGAATCGACGGGGAGGTTCTCATTTTGCCCATTGCCTATTTATCCCACTGGATAAACTGAGGTTCATGGTTAAGAGTCCGGACTCTGGGGTCAGATGCCTCTGTTAGCATCCAGTTTGCCTCTTATCAGCTGAggaatcttgggcaagttatttaaactctctgtgcctcagtttccacatctgtaaaataggaataaaatctgcctcatagggttgttgaaaGGAGCAAATGATTTAACACATGTAAAGGTCTTAGAACACCATCTCACACATAATAAGCACTCTGTGTTAGCTATTATGCTTACCATTCGATATAGTTACCACCTGAGATTGAGGGATTACTTATTATATTGGAGAAGGAGTTGATATTTTTGTCTCCGAGTTCAGCCCATCCCGcaataaattctaaaaaatacTGTTCAACCAACTTTTTGAAAGATcctattttttctgcttctttcatttcctttcttcagaCCAAGCATGAGGGCAAAAAAACACACATTCTGAATAACAAAGGTCTCTCTGATAATTGGTATAAAAATGGAATCTGAAACTCTAACACTAAAGTATCAGCTATTGCTCCCCAAGGTGAATTTCCACATTAACATTTCTCTGTAGATTTCTCATACCAGGGgatgagaaaggaagaatgggATAAGAAACTTGTCAAATCCTCTGCTGTGGGGAGGGCTGTAGGTTATCATTATCCCTGCACGATGCTCAAGTGAAGATGAAGACTAGGTGGCCCCAGCTGTGGATGGGAACGACAAGTCTTGATGGGAGAGCTGCGTGTTTCTCATTTAACACAGACAGAGAAAAACTCAGGAAGAAAGGCTCTGatataaaggaaagaatgaaaccCAAGACAGGCATCATCCCATTTTCAGGACCCCCAATATGTTGTGATCCAAGACTATGTGTAAACAGTTCTCCAGCAAGTGTTTCCATGCATTTGGCTTCATGCAGTCCCCCCGCTGGCTCCCCTTGGCCGCTCCACATTTGCTGAAATTGCTCCACCATCTGCAGTGCCCTCCCTACCTCCTAGGCCCAGGCTTGCCCTTCCAACCCTGCAAAACCTATCTCAAGTCCCTTCCCAAAGCTTGTGCACCTCACGCAGTGACAAGTCCAGGGCTTCACTCACAGCAGGTTGTCaagaagtgttttttgtttgtttgtttgtttgtttgtttttgtttttttgcaatgAGTGAACCACCCATACTCTaccatttgttttgctttcaacCCAGGAATTAATCTTCTTTCGACTTTCATCTGCTTCATTTACAAAATCAACAGGTTCCAGAGATGCATGATAATATTTTTCAACATAATCTAAGTATTTCTTTAGGAGAAAcaaggaaggaataaaaagagGTTAAAACTCAATTTATCAATTGCCAACATCtctaaataaatttatgtatacaCTAGGACGGCTAATACAGCAAGAGAAATTTTAAGGCCCTGAGCATCTCACATTGAGTTCCTGCATGCACATTTTTATGCAGCTATTCTGGGGATGAGGCAAAAATCAGGTTCAGATTGCCAGGACTGAAAAGAAGCTCCCTGCAGTTCTGAATGTCTGTAGATCAGGATGGAAAAGTACTGCAGGGATGTGGCCAGAGCCAGGCAGCACGACTTCAGGACCCACAGTCCTACCAGGGCCATTTGGCCATTCCAGAATACCACTCACAGATATGGTAGGCACAGCAAACTTACTTGAAGGAAGAGGTATGTTTTCTCTCCAAACAGCCTGTTGGTTATGTTCAGTTCATAATCATTAGCAAGTTTGCTTATTTCAGTCAAAAACTTTTGCAATTGTTGATGTACTGCTTCTGTGTTCTCaatcttgaaaattaaaacaaaatctcaaCAGGTTATCTTGGCAAAAGCAAGCCTAGATTCTCCCCTAAGAGGATGTGGCTGCTGGGTCTCTCCCTCAGTTTGTCAGCCTCAGGGTGATCCCTGTGTTTGATGTGGCCCCTGGATATCAGGTGGCCTTTACCCAAGTCATATGATAATGTGAATTATGACCAATCTCAGCTCCAGAAAGAAGCCTTCTCTGCCGGCCCAACACCACAGATCTTGCTTTTATAACTCaagttgtggggttttttggtcTCAAATAAAAGTACTCACTAAATGTTCAATAAGCTTGTTTTTAGCCCCCCACAAGATTCTAAGCATCTAAGGAAAGTAAATGATTTCCCCAGACAATTCTCATCTATTGAAGTTTGGAAATTTTTCCAGATAGTGAATAAGAAGAGTGATTCCTAATGGTATGAGTCACTACACATCGGGCTGAAGTGAGATTTATCCTTGtctccagggggaaaaaaaatcttttctgaatattttatgtagGGCCCATCAGTTTTCTGATTGAAGGTTTCATATTATATGTTACCTGAACAGCATATCTAGAATGtcattatttcaacatataaatataataaatattaattaatattaattatatattatatgattcatatttcagcaaaaataacatattaaaataaatattttgtgttcttttctcATACTAAGTTCTTAAaatataatatgcattttatacCTGTAGCACATCTCGATTCAAACTAGATATATTTCAAGTGTTCACTAGCCACTTGAGTAGCTACTATACTGGATAGCTTGGGACTAGATAAACTCTCGCCCAGGCAAATTAGGAGGCTTGTATTAAAAAGGCCATTTTTGCATTGTttgtagaaggaaggaaggaaggaaggaaggaaggaaggaaggaaggaaggaaaaaagaaaggagggaaggaaggaaggaaggaaggaaggaaggaaggaaggaaggaaggaaggaaggcaggcaggcaggcaggcaggcaggcaggcaggcaggcctgccccatcaacagaataaatgaggaaatagctataaaaatgaatcaaatagGGCTATAAGTATCCCCTTGAAACAGATGAATCTTATAAACACAATGCTAAGCCAAAAATAATCAAGTTCCAaagaataatgacaaaaatatgtggtatgtaatgaaataataaatacgTGGGAATAATGAACACCTAACCCACAATAGTGGGACTTCCTCTCTCAGGAGAGGATGGGGGGTGTGCTCAAGGAAGGTGTTATACATCAGCCTAAGGGGCATCAGCTGATTTGGTAATGGTTTATTTCGTACACTGAAAAGAAGGGTTAAAGTGTGTTTATTGAATTTTTCCCTATACCTTTTGCACATATGTCTTGAGATTttatcagcatttttaaaagcaagattgAGAATACTCtgaatttaaataataatcaaaTGGGTACATGTCAAGCCAGTCTCTGGACAAATTATTAAATGAGGACATTGGAATAGATGACCTCTAAGATGTATTCTAGTCCTAATATCCTTTCAGTCAGTAATTCTATTCTCTTCATACCTCTGTGGCTCCCAGGAAAATTCTGGGGAATGGGCAAAACTGCTAGACAGTGTGTACGTGTAAGCTGTGACTTACACGAAGCTGCAATTCAATTCCCACCCCAGTCATCTAGCCCTTCACATTGGAATAGGGCAGCTATCCAAAAGAATGAGCCgttttctaatttgcacaaaggTTCTACGTGGGCTATCATGGCTGAGAAAGAATGTGCTCTGAAGACAACTGCACTCCTCAGTTGAGGGGACATTGCAGTGGCCATATGACCCAACTTGGTTGTGCAAACCCTGAAAGGAAGCCTGACTCTCCACAGGTGCAAATGAGCCACCCACAGGACCTAGCCTTTTGGGGTTGTGAAATGAGCAGCTCATATTGCTGGGTGATCTGAGCCATGGTTTTATGAGGGTCTGGAATTGCACTATGACTACTGTCAGAGCAGCTGTGCCCTTCCCGAGAGTGCTAACATCTGATCCTAGCCCCGACCTAATGGGCTTATTCCTTTCCCGTGTTTGAGTAGACTCTCCTTTGGGTGGCGAATACAGGAACACTGGAGCCGGAAAAGACCTCAGGAAGTCATTGTGCCtgtactaattttttaaatacaacatCAGCAGGGGGTTAAAAATATGAGTGGAGTTTAGCAATAATATCACCTACTGCTACTACTGCCGCCACCACTGGCTCAGTTACCAGATGCCTCTATTGGGCACTTTACAGAGGCTGAAAGAAGAtaaacaacttgcccaaagtaGCATCACTCTTAAGTGActgagccaggacttgaacctaAGTCTGTTTAACTCCTAAACCCATCCCCTCTGCTATGGGAACTTTTCCATCTATTAGCCTTTACCAGTTCTATCATAGCGGTATTGTCCATTACACCTAAGGTCTCTTCTCAATACTAaggggttattattattatataatccTTACTACATTATTTGTCCACAGTGATTGCTATTGCTTAATAATAAAGCAACAATATTGCTTTCATGCCTTTCTCAGTCCTTTTCCCCAGAGAACCCACACCTAAAATGCAACTCTAATGAAGTTTGTAAAACACATCTCCCCACCTCTTTTCCTTCAGCCTTTATTCTTACCACCTCTTTTTCTTCAGCCTTTATTCTTGAActcttcatgtctttttcagAGTGAAACACCtggaagagatagaaaatattacCGTGGTGCTCAGAGAAGAGAAAACCACACACAGAGTCAGTCAGGGGAGAGTGGACGCTTGTGAAAGAAACCTCGGTGGTATACGAGGTGACATTCTCTCCTTGCAAAATCATGAAAAGGTCTGTGTTTacctctgatttttcttttttttttttttctgatggagtttcgctcttttgcccaggctagagtgaagtggcatgatcttggctcactgaaatctctgttcctgggttcaagcgattcttctgcttcagcctcccaagtagctgggattataagcacctgccaccacgcccggctaagctcatgcctgtaatcccagcactttgggaggccaaggcatgtggatcacctgaggtcaggagttccagactagcctggccaacatggtgaatgcccatctctactaaaaatacctctgatttttttctaaggAGCTCGTATTGGCTTATGTGTTCCTCTGTTCATCTTGGATGTGTCATTTTTACCCTTGTGGGGATTATGTCACTTTTTCCGTAAGTACTTTTCATGCTCTGTCTTAATTATGAGTGCAATGGCTTTGGACAAGGTTACTCAACCAGTCCCTACTCAAAAAAATTTCAAGCATCTGGAAGCAGTTGGGGAGATGGTATTTGGAAAGGGAAGAGGGCTTTCCTGATAGATCTGAAATTGCTCCCTGTCTTGAAAGTCTTTGTTTCCTGGTCCACAGGTCAAGATGAGCATATTTTTAAGACAATGCAAGAGG containing:
- the SERPINB13 gene encoding serpin B13 isoform X6, whose protein sequence is MGKMRTSPSILPANPLSARPSEKIKDLFPDGSISSSTKLVLVNTVYFKGQWDREFKKENTKEEKFWMNKSTSKSVQMMTQSHSFSFTFLEDLQAKILGIPYKNNDLSMFVLLPNDIDGLEKIIDKISPEKLVEWTSPGHMEERRVNLHLPRFEVEDSYDLEAVLAAMGMGDAFSEHKADYSGMSSGSGLHAQKFLHSSFVAVTEEGTEAAAATGIGFTVTSAPGHENVHCNHPFLFFIRHNESNSILFFGRFSSP